The Lactobacillus sp. ESL0680 genome has a segment encoding these proteins:
- a CDS encoding ECF transporter S component: MFTRSSKWNVKSVILVALIGILMGIFYTYGTNDLYNLVKMLLLPTGYAPATDAFFAGLWLMAAPLAMYFVPTKGSGLVGELLASIVEMACGGQWGITTVVSGLMQGLTNEIGFFPKKSRYQKFSWQSVLTGSFFASFGFLIPCYLMYGWYKFALKVQIVMFFVSILSSVLFDGVLVKLITNLFDRALKPKVE; encoded by the coding sequence ATGTTTACACGATCATCAAAATGGAATGTTAAGTCGGTAATTTTGGTTGCTTTAATTGGTATTTTGATGGGTATCTTTTATACCTATGGCACTAATGACCTGTATAACTTAGTTAAAATGTTACTACTGCCGACAGGGTACGCCCCGGCAACCGACGCCTTTTTTGCAGGATTATGGTTAATGGCCGCGCCTCTTGCAATGTATTTTGTCCCCACAAAAGGTTCAGGATTAGTAGGAGAGCTGCTCGCTTCAATAGTGGAGATGGCTTGTGGTGGTCAATGGGGGATTACCACTGTAGTCTCGGGACTAATGCAGGGATTAACCAATGAAATTGGCTTTTTTCCAAAAAAGTCCCGCTACCAGAAATTTTCATGGCAAAGTGTTCTGACAGGTTCATTTTTTGCTAGTTTTGGCTTTTTAATTCCGTGTTATCTGATGTATGGCTGGTATAAATTTGCGCTTAAGGTGCAAATTGTAATGTTCTTTGTCAGTATTCTCTCGTCAGTTTTATTTGACGGGGTGCTAGTTAAGTTGATTACTAACCTGTTTGATCGCGCATTGAAGCCGAAAGTGGAATAA
- a CDS encoding phosphoketolase family protein, producing MAVDYDSQEYLKSVDADWRAANYLSVGQLFLMSNPLLKHDLKASDVKPKPIGHWGTISPQNFIYAHLNRVIKKYNLDMFYIEGSGHGGQVMVSNAYLDGSYTERFPDIKQDEEGMAKLFKRFSFPGGSASHAAPETPGSLHEGGELGYSLSHGTGAILDNPDVIAAVEIGDGESETGPLATSWFSDKFINPIKDGAVLPILQINGFKISNPTIVSRMTDEELTKYFEGMGWHPYIISAYNGGEFDGYKDHMQVHQEMAKLMDTVIEEIKAIQKHARENNDATLPHWPMIIFRVPKGWTGPKFDLDGNPIENSFRAHQIPIPVEQDDMEHKDMLVDWLKSYKPEELFDENGAPTEIVKQNMVHGDQRMAMNPITNGGKNPKRLALPDYRKYALKFDKPGSVEAQDMAEWAKYLSEVADMNPDTFRGFGPDETKSNRMFKLLDDQKRQWGEQIHEPNDENLAPSGRIIDSQLSEHQDEGWLEGYVLTGRHGFFATYEAFGRVVDSMLTQHMKWLRKAKEQYWRHDYPSLNFVATSTVFQQDHNGYTHQDPGILTHMYEKNRPDLIHEYLPSDTNSLLAISQKAFTDRECINILVTSKQPRPQWFSIDEATKIAQHGLSYIDWASTDQNAKPDVVFASTETEPTMESLAAIDILHKEFPDLKMRYINIIDIMKLMNTKDNPDAISDEEFDRLFPSDVPVIFAWHGFKAMMQSIWFGRKRDNIHIHCYEEEGDITTPFDMRVVNELDRFHLAKDAVLSVPGLADKSAGFVAKMDKLLAKHHQYIRDNGEDMPEVTEWQWTGLK from the coding sequence ATGGCAGTTGATTACGATTCACAAGAATATTTAAAGAGTGTCGACGCTGACTGGCGCGCAGCTAACTATCTATCTGTTGGACAGCTTTTCTTAATGAGCAATCCACTATTAAAGCATGACTTAAAAGCTAGTGATGTTAAACCTAAGCCAATTGGCCACTGGGGCACAATTTCACCACAAAACTTCATTTATGCTCATTTAAATCGGGTAATTAAGAAGTACAACTTGGACATGTTCTATATCGAAGGTTCAGGTCATGGTGGTCAAGTAATGGTTTCTAATGCCTATCTTGATGGTTCATATACCGAGCGCTTCCCTGACATTAAGCAGGATGAAGAAGGCATGGCTAAGTTGTTCAAGCGCTTCAGCTTTCCGGGTGGTTCAGCTTCACACGCTGCTCCTGAAACACCAGGCTCATTGCACGAAGGCGGCGAGTTAGGTTATTCACTCTCACACGGTACAGGTGCGATTTTGGATAATCCAGACGTAATTGCGGCCGTTGAAATCGGTGATGGGGAATCAGAAACTGGACCATTAGCAACTAGCTGGTTCAGCGATAAGTTTATCAATCCAATTAAAGACGGTGCCGTCTTACCAATCTTACAAATTAATGGCTTCAAGATTTCTAATCCAACCATCGTTTCACGGATGACTGATGAAGAACTGACTAAGTATTTTGAAGGCATGGGCTGGCACCCATACATTATTTCTGCTTATAATGGCGGCGAATTTGATGGTTACAAGGACCATATGCAAGTTCACCAAGAAATGGCTAAGTTAATGGATACTGTGATTGAAGAAATCAAGGCAATCCAAAAGCATGCTCGTGAAAACAATGATGCTACCTTACCACATTGGCCAATGATTATCTTTAGAGTACCTAAGGGTTGGACTGGTCCTAAGTTTGATCTTGATGGTAATCCGATTGAAAACTCATTTAGAGCACACCAAATTCCAATTCCTGTTGAACAAGATGATATGGAACACAAAGACATGCTGGTTGACTGGCTTAAGAGTTACAAACCAGAAGAATTGTTTGATGAAAATGGTGCTCCAACTGAAATCGTTAAGCAGAACATGGTTCATGGCGATCAAAGAATGGCAATGAACCCAATTACCAACGGTGGTAAAAATCCTAAGCGTTTGGCTTTGCCTGACTATCGTAAGTATGCGTTGAAGTTTGACAAGCCAGGTTCAGTTGAAGCTCAAGACATGGCTGAATGGGCAAAATATTTGAGTGAAGTTGCTGACATGAACCCAGATACATTCCGCGGCTTTGGCCCAGATGAAACTAAATCCAACAGAATGTTCAAGTTGCTTGATGACCAAAAGCGGCAATGGGGTGAGCAAATTCATGAGCCAAATGATGAAAACTTGGCACCAAGTGGTCGAATTATTGACTCACAATTGTCAGAACACCAAGATGAAGGTTGGCTTGAAGGCTACGTTCTAACTGGTCGTCACGGTTTCTTTGCTACTTATGAAGCCTTTGGTCGTGTTGTTGACTCAATGTTAACCCAACATATGAAGTGGTTGCGTAAGGCTAAGGAACAATATTGGCGCCATGATTACCCATCGTTAAACTTTGTTGCTACTTCTACTGTGTTCCAACAAGATCACAATGGTTATACTCACCAAGACCCAGGTATTTTGACCCATATGTACGAAAAGAACCGGCCAGATTTGATTCATGAATATCTGCCGTCAGATACTAACTCATTATTGGCAATTTCGCAAAAGGCCTTTACTGACCGTGAATGTATTAACATTTTGGTTACTTCTAAGCAGCCGCGGCCACAATGGTTCTCGATTGATGAGGCAACTAAGATTGCACAACATGGTTTGTCATACATTGATTGGGCTTCAACTGACCAAAATGCTAAGCCAGATGTTGTCTTTGCTTCGACTGAAACTGAACCAACAATGGAATCGTTAGCTGCGATTGATATCTTGCACAAGGAATTTCCAGATTTGAAGATGCGTTACATTAATATCATTGATATTATGAAGTTAATGAATACTAAGGATAATCCAGATGCAATTTCTGACGAAGAATTTGACCGTTTATTCCCAAGTGATGTGCCAGTTATCTTTGCATGGCACGGCTTTAAAGCAATGATGCAATCAATCTGGTTTGGTCGCAAACGTGATAATATTCATATTCACTGCTACGAAGAAGAAGGCGACATTACCACGCCATTTGATATGCGGGTAGTGAACGAACTTGATCGTTTCCACTTAGCTAAAGATGCTGTCTTGAGCGTACCAGGGCTGGCTGATAAGAGTGCTGGCTTTGTAGCTAAGATGGATAAGTTGCTTGCTAAGCACCACCAATATATTCGTGATAATGGTGAAGATATGCCGGAAGTTACCGAATGGCAATGGACTGGTTTGAAATAA
- a CDS encoding nucleoside hydrolase, which yields MTRKPLIISTDPGIDDAVAITIALFAKELDVKLIAATWGNVTLDKTLQNALKLEAFLQTKVPVVAGATRPLLRAAIDASSVHGKSGMAGYDFPEADETLLVPGLAASAIHEVVAKSETKVTLMQIGPATDFALYFRQYPDDLAKIEELVIMGGAIGRGNWGPYSEYNVAGDPEAAQIVFDSGVPIKVAPLELGHQAFITQETLQKIKVLGKTGDMLYHILTNLHDETETDGREIYDALAAGMLLNPKMYTFKPAYIVVDTKSPHAYGASIMDFNDFFGKPANAQVGVKIDQDVFSDWIIQAIKQAN from the coding sequence ATGACAAGAAAACCTTTGATTATCAGTACAGACCCCGGAATTGACGATGCAGTGGCAATTACCATTGCCTTATTTGCCAAAGAGTTAGACGTCAAGTTAATTGCGGCAACTTGGGGTAATGTAACTTTAGACAAAACCTTGCAGAATGCTTTAAAATTAGAAGCTTTTTTGCAAACTAAAGTACCAGTTGTTGCTGGGGCAACACGGCCGCTGCTGCGGGCAGCAATTGATGCTTCAAGTGTTCATGGTAAGTCTGGCATGGCTGGCTATGATTTTCCTGAAGCTGACGAGACATTATTGGTTCCAGGTTTAGCTGCCTCAGCAATCCATGAAGTAGTTGCTAAGAGCGAGACCAAGGTAACTTTGATGCAGATTGGTCCAGCGACAGATTTTGCCTTGTACTTCAGACAATATCCTGATGACCTAGCTAAGATTGAGGAATTAGTCATTATGGGTGGTGCGATTGGCCGCGGTAATTGGGGACCATATAGTGAATATAATGTTGCCGGTGACCCTGAAGCTGCTCAGATTGTCTTTGACAGCGGCGTACCAATCAAGGTTGCACCACTAGAATTGGGCCACCAAGCATTTATAACCCAAGAAACGCTGCAGAAGATAAAAGTTTTGGGTAAAACTGGTGATATGTTGTACCATATTTTAACTAATCTGCATGATGAGACCGAGACTGATGGCCGCGAGATTTATGATGCCCTGGCTGCAGGAATGCTGTTAAATCCTAAGATGTACACCTTTAAGCCAGCTTACATTGTGGTTGATACCAAGAGCCCACATGCGTATGGCGCGTCAATCATGGACTTCAATGACTTCTTTGGTAAACCTGCTAATGCCCAAGTTGGTGTTAAGATAGATCAGGACGTATTTTCTGATTGGATTATTCAGGCAATTAAACAAGCAAATTAG
- a CDS encoding GntR family transcriptional regulator has protein sequence MADFVYRTVMHDIKQNILNNKYDGMRLPDERSLAEHYQVSRSSMKRAMELLSQQGIVFKKRGSGTFINPLYLKNQSLFRYEGSNLGLTDSLKVPGKQQKIKLLDFHVVKAPESIAQDLFLNKNDFVYEFRRLRLMDEQPFLIETGYLPIKIVPELKPQHLQSSLFNYLEDTQNKVVTKAFLNITVDPSNADDQEQMQLKATEPVGVMEGIFFLDDGTPFEFSTMRVHYQYMRFNTFVNLNK, from the coding sequence ATGGCAGATTTTGTTTATCGGACTGTGATGCACGATATTAAGCAGAATATTTTAAATAATAAGTATGATGGGATGAGATTGCCTGATGAGCGCAGCTTGGCCGAACACTATCAGGTTAGTCGTTCGTCGATGAAGCGGGCAATGGAATTGTTGTCGCAACAAGGAATTGTCTTTAAAAAACGCGGCAGCGGCACTTTTATTAACCCACTTTATTTGAAAAATCAGTCCTTATTTCGTTATGAGGGTTCTAATCTAGGCTTGACTGATAGTTTAAAAGTCCCTGGCAAACAGCAAAAAATTAAGCTGCTTGATTTTCACGTTGTTAAGGCTCCCGAAAGCATTGCACAAGACTTATTTTTAAACAAAAATGATTTTGTTTATGAATTTCGGCGGCTGCGGTTAATGGATGAACAGCCATTTTTAATTGAAACTGGCTATTTGCCAATCAAAATTGTGCCGGAGTTAAAGCCGCAGCATTTACAGAGTTCACTGTTTAATTATTTGGAAGATACTCAAAATAAGGTTGTTACCAAGGCCTTTTTGAATATTACTGTTGATCCATCAAATGCTGACGATCAAGAGCAGATGCAATTGAAGGCAACTGAGCCAGTTGGCGTCATGGAAGGAATTTTCTTCTTAGATGATGGTACCCCGTTTGAATTTTCAACAATGCGAGTTCATTATCAGTACATGCGTTTTAATACGTTCGTTAATTTGAATAAATAA
- the udk gene encoding uridine kinase, translating into MSKLEKPVVIGITGGSGSGKTTIAHKIVDQMQENEHVLIMTQDSYYKDNTGIPMSERMNINYDHPDAFDIPLLKAQINDLLNYKPIEMPVYDFKEHTRSTETIHIEPADIIILEGILVLANEEIRDLMDIKVYVDTDDDIRFIRRLERDIDERGRSIDSVIDQYLGTVKPMYHQFIEPTKRYADIIVPEGGENNVAIDMLTTKVHAILRKETAN; encoded by the coding sequence ATGTCTAAACTTGAAAAACCCGTCGTAATTGGGATTACCGGCGGTTCGGGTAGTGGTAAAACAACGATTGCCCATAAAATTGTTGACCAAATGCAAGAAAATGAACACGTCCTAATTATGACGCAAGATTCATACTACAAGGATAATACCGGTATTCCAATGAGCGAACGGATGAACATCAATTATGACCATCCTGATGCCTTTGATATTCCACTGCTTAAAGCCCAAATCAATGACTTGCTTAACTACAAGCCAATTGAAATGCCCGTTTACGACTTTAAGGAACATACCAGAAGCACTGAAACTATTCACATTGAGCCTGCTGATATTATTATTCTTGAAGGAATTTTGGTTTTAGCAAATGAAGAAATTCGGGACTTAATGGACATCAAAGTTTACGTTGATACTGACGATGACATTCGTTTCATTAGACGGCTTGAACGCGATATTGATGAACGCGGACGTTCAATTGACTCCGTAATCGACCAGTACTTAGGCACAGTTAAGCCAATGTACCATCAATTTATTGAACCGACTAAACGTTACGCTGATATTATTGTTCCCGAGGGCGGCGAAAATAATGTTGCAATTGACATGTTAACCACTAAGGTTCACGCAATCTTAAGAAAAGAAACAGCCAACTAA
- a CDS encoding DNA starvation/stationary phase protection protein has translation MKYPKTKEVLNQLVADLTQMHMIVHQHHWYMRGERFLKLHPYLDKVMDELANQQDLVAERLITLDGSPVSTLSDIAKMTNIKDEEPNWNETIDERYSKIIAGYRQLEQDYQKGLEVSDEEGDYSTNDMFTTCHTEVEKRIWMMSAEINQAPGIDPE, from the coding sequence ATGAAATATCCTAAGACAAAAGAAGTTTTAAATCAATTAGTAGCAGATTTGACGCAAATGCACATGATTGTGCACCAACACCATTGGTACATGCGCGGTGAACGCTTTTTGAAGTTGCACCCGTACCTTGATAAAGTAATGGATGAATTGGCTAACCAACAAGATTTAGTTGCAGAGCGATTAATTACCTTGGATGGTTCACCAGTTTCAACACTTAGCGACATTGCTAAAATGACTAACATCAAGGACGAAGAACCAAACTGGAACGAGACAATTGATGAGCGTTACAGCAAGATTATTGCTGGTTACCGTCAATTGGAGCAAGACTACCAAAAGGGCTTGGAAGTCAGCGATGAAGAAGGTGACTATTCAACTAATGACATGTTCACTACTTGTCACACAGAAGTTGAAAAGCGTATTTGGATGATGTCTGCAGAGATTAATCAGGCACCAGGAATTGATCCAGAATAA
- the scrK gene encoding fructokinase ScrK: protein MLLGSIEAGGTKFVCAVGNENYQVKDTITFPTTTPQETLQKASDYFKQFPITAISIASFGPIEIRQTAANYGYITTTPKLGWQNTDFVGFIKQQVNVPIFFTTDVNGSAYGEYVMSLLSNEDIDSLVYYTIGTGVGGGAIIDGKLVGSLGHPEMGHVLLKRHPDDLNFKGVCPYHQDCLEGLVSGPTFEARLGKAGKDVPLTDHVWDIMSYYVAQAVLQVTLILRPDKVVFGGGVTSEAFLQKVRRDFAKMLNGYVEVPDLARYIVMPAIADNGSATVGNFALAKRLLKA from the coding sequence ATGTTATTAGGTTCAATTGAAGCTGGCGGGACTAAGTTTGTTTGTGCGGTAGGTAATGAAAATTATCAGGTTAAAGATACGATAACTTTTCCGACAACCACACCCCAAGAAACTTTGCAAAAAGCTTCCGATTATTTCAAACAATTTCCGATAACAGCGATTAGTATTGCTTCCTTTGGTCCAATTGAAATTCGCCAGACGGCAGCTAATTACGGCTATATAACTACAACTCCTAAACTGGGCTGGCAGAATACAGATTTTGTTGGCTTCATTAAACAGCAGGTTAATGTGCCAATCTTTTTTACAACGGATGTTAACGGCTCTGCATATGGCGAATATGTCATGTCATTATTATCCAATGAAGATATTGATTCGCTGGTTTATTACACAATCGGCACTGGTGTCGGCGGCGGCGCGATTATTGACGGCAAGCTGGTTGGCTCTTTGGGGCATCCTGAAATGGGACATGTCTTACTCAAGCGCCATCCAGACGACTTGAATTTTAAGGGTGTATGTCCATATCATCAGGATTGTCTTGAGGGACTCGTTTCTGGACCGACTTTTGAAGCCCGTTTAGGCAAAGCGGGCAAGGACGTGCCATTGACTGATCACGTCTGGGACATTATGAGTTATTATGTGGCACAAGCTGTTTTACAAGTAACCTTAATTTTACGACCAGATAAGGTTGTCTTTGGCGGCGGCGTGACTAGTGAAGCATTTTTACAAAAAGTACGCCGGGATTTTGCCAAAATGTTAAACGGTTATGTTGAAGTGCCAGATTTAGCTAGATATATTGTGATGCCGGCAATTGCCGATAATGGGTCAGCAACCGTTGGTAATTTTGCTTTGGCTAAGCGGTTGTTAAAAGCTTAG
- a CDS encoding glycosyltransferase family 2 protein has protein sequence MIDISIIVAAFNEEKYLARCLHSLACQTFTGKYEVIVVDDGSTDGTADIIQKFKNKYPEIFTSIRQKNLGQGMARNNGISIAKGRYIGFADDWVEADYLSELFSSITKYQSDIAVCDVHKIFVEEKTEVDVRSMKCDSGLIDIALYITEGQSNSYSWNKLYRREIWQTNKFPQMVYEDLDILIPIMSRCTKISYVHRVLYNYYKHSDSTTSAYTNPRLFQIFKAYEDLIANSTDRYQLEAQFCAVKRIMINMNTAGFNYYLAYFILLLRKIDNLNNDNYLINKNELTKDIHYYSNREVLPPNIFVYESADLKAWNYYKFDENITTYSDDISDTIDRLFGEGGLLIVGKLNPQAPIGYLRSLNNFILRDTDGQVLIVGMTARHPLATLLINNYDSKESLSEYFDEILANKDIYNRVLNEVKIINIDTLDKKALFSRY, from the coding sequence ATGATAGATATTTCAATTATCGTTGCTGCTTTTAACGAAGAGAAGTATTTAGCACGTTGCCTGCATTCTTTGGCTTGTCAAACCTTTACGGGTAAGTATGAAGTAATAGTTGTCGATGATGGCAGCACAGATGGTACTGCTGATATTATTCAAAAGTTTAAGAATAAGTATCCAGAGATATTTACTTCAATAAGACAAAAAAATCTTGGTCAAGGAATGGCAAGAAACAATGGTATTAGTATTGCTAAAGGAAGATATATCGGCTTTGCTGATGATTGGGTAGAAGCTGATTATCTTTCAGAATTATTTAGTAGCATTACTAAGTATCAAAGTGATATTGCTGTATGTGATGTACATAAGATTTTTGTTGAAGAAAAAACCGAAGTAGATGTTCGGTCAATGAAATGTGATAGTGGGCTGATCGATATTGCTTTATATATTACTGAAGGGCAGAGTAATTCTTATTCATGGAATAAGTTATATCGCAGAGAAATTTGGCAGACAAACAAGTTTCCCCAAATGGTATATGAAGACTTGGATATTCTGATTCCCATTATGAGCAGATGTACAAAAATATCGTATGTTCACAGGGTACTCTATAATTATTATAAACATTCAGATAGCACAACTTCGGCGTATACTAATCCGCGGTTATTTCAAATTTTTAAGGCTTATGAAGATTTAATAGCAAATAGTACGGATCGTTATCAGCTGGAAGCACAATTTTGTGCAGTTAAGCGAATAATGATTAATATGAATACTGCAGGCTTCAATTATTATTTAGCATATTTTATATTGTTGTTAAGAAAGATCGATAATCTTAATAATGATAATTATCTGATTAATAAAAATGAGCTAACTAAAGATATTCACTATTACAGCAATCGTGAAGTTTTGCCGCCAAATATATTTGTTTATGAATCTGCAGACTTAAAAGCATGGAACTATTACAAATTTGATGAAAACATAACGACTTATTCTGATGATATTAGTGACACAATTGATAGATTATTTGGAGAAGGTGGTCTATTAATTGTAGGCAAACTTAATCCTCAAGCGCCAATTGGTTATTTAAGGAGCTTAAATAATTTTATTCTTCGTGATACTGACGGTCAGGTATTGATAGTTGGGATGACTGCTAGACATCCTTTAGCAACTTTGCTGATTAATAATTATGATAGTAAAGAGAGCTTGTCTGAATATTTCGATGAAATTTTAGCTAACAAGGATATTTATAATCGCGTATTGAATGAAGTAAAAATTATAAATATTGATACTTTAGATAAAAAGGCTTTGTTTTCAAGGTATTGA
- a CDS encoding DeoR/GlpR family DNA-binding transcription regulator encodes MTQEQRLHEIRQMLVRQNHLVTRDLAEHFNISFDTARRDVIRLVATGQAIRVHGGLIRNTDDEGLPFLTRNQIDSPIKTQMAQMAQHFIHTRQCDFIGPSTILKKLCQLISGTNLQIVTNSIDNSLELMRSEFPEVLLLGGIVNKEHRFNYSVHALDLLKGISFNNAFVGTASVKSDGIYLPKINDAELIKVATSRAKRIIVVAEKHKFNNPKIAPYMAVPLSQIDVLITDEPLPDEIKQNFAPTTQIISVIKKKVS; translated from the coding sequence ATGACACAGGAGCAACGATTACATGAAATTAGACAAATGCTTGTTAGGCAAAACCATCTGGTTACCCGTGATTTGGCTGAGCACTTCAATATTTCGTTTGATACTGCTAGACGTGACGTAATTCGGTTAGTTGCCACTGGCCAAGCAATTCGCGTCCACGGCGGATTAATTAGAAATACTGATGATGAAGGCCTGCCGTTTTTAACCCGCAACCAGATTGACTCGCCAATTAAAACCCAAATGGCGCAAATGGCACAGCACTTTATCCATACCAGACAATGCGATTTTATTGGGCCATCAACGATCCTTAAAAAGTTGTGTCAGTTAATCAGTGGTACTAATTTACAAATCGTTACCAATTCAATTGATAATTCGCTTGAACTAATGCGGTCGGAATTTCCCGAGGTTTTACTTTTAGGCGGGATAGTTAACAAAGAACACCGATTTAATTACTCTGTTCACGCACTCGACTTATTAAAAGGAATTAGTTTCAATAATGCTTTTGTTGGTACGGCTAGTGTAAAAAGCGATGGTATCTACCTACCTAAAATCAACGATGCCGAATTAATCAAAGTCGCAACTTCGCGGGCAAAAAGAATTATCGTTGTCGCCGAAAAGCATAAGTTTAACAATCCGAAAATTGCACCTTACATGGCTGTTCCTCTTAGTCAGATTGATGTGCTTATCACTGATGAGCCATTGCCTGACGAGATTAAGCAAAACTTTGCGCCAACAACGCAAATTATTTCAGTTATAAAGAAAAAAGTTAGTTAA
- the rpiA gene encoding ribose-5-phosphate isomerase RpiA — MDKEEQDKLKQKAGIKAASLVKPGMKLGIGTGSTVAFLIDALGKRKQEEGLELAAIATTSSRSKKQMESWGFKVNQLAEIDQLDLTIDGADRFATNFDGIKGGGGALTLEKNVAVNSKKVMWIVDESKVVDHLSGFALPVEVLPISCEQTFRRFEAEGLKPKWRMAAGKRFVTHYGNYIIDLDLDRIPVPHGLADYLDHTVGVVEHGLFLDMCDEVIIAHRNGEIEDRKK, encoded by the coding sequence ATGGATAAAGAAGAACAGGATAAATTAAAGCAAAAAGCTGGAATTAAAGCTGCTAGCCTGGTTAAGCCAGGAATGAAATTAGGAATTGGTACTGGTTCAACCGTGGCCTTTTTAATTGATGCTTTGGGCAAACGCAAGCAAGAAGAAGGCTTGGAGCTAGCTGCCATTGCCACTACTTCTAGTAGAAGCAAAAAGCAGATGGAAAGTTGGGGTTTTAAAGTTAACCAGCTTGCTGAAATCGACCAGCTTGACTTAACAATTGACGGTGCAGACCGTTTTGCGACTAACTTTGATGGCATTAAAGGCGGCGGCGGCGCGTTAACATTAGAAAAAAATGTTGCCGTTAATTCGAAAAAAGTAATGTGGATAGTTGATGAATCGAAAGTTGTCGACCACTTGAGTGGTTTTGCACTGCCTGTGGAGGTTCTGCCAATTTCATGTGAACAAACTTTCCGTCGTTTTGAAGCAGAAGGGTTAAAGCCCAAGTGGCGCATGGCTGCTGGCAAACGCTTCGTCACCCATTACGGTAATTACATTATTGACTTAGACCTTGACCGTATTCCTGTGCCACATGGCTTGGCTGATTATCTTGACCACACTGTAGGGGTTGTAGAACACGGCTTATTTCTTGATATGTGTGATGAAGTTATTATTGCTCATCGCAATGGTGAGATTGAAGACCGCAAAAAATAA